The region CAAAGTGGTCGCCAAGGCCAAAAAGTTAGGAgccattacaaaaaaaaagatagtTGAAAAAACGCATTATACAGTAATGTCAAATGGAAGGGTTTTCCTagctttgaagtgaagtgtctGCGCAACCACTTAAAAGGGATAAGTAATTAATCAAACAAAGGTGCCTAAGCAAGAGGCGGCTTGGTTTGCAGTCAGTATTTTAAATAACTCTTCCCGATCACTGTCACTGCTCATTACTCGGGCCCGTAGGCGCACGAGTTATAAAAGacgtttgatttcagttttttttttcccgtgcagcaaaatgcacaatagaataACGCGTCGGTGTTTGATTGgccaatgcacaatagaaagcacgtggcggtgttttgattgggtaatgcacaatagaagccacgtggcgctgtttacattggttattgccaacgagtcaggccttctgaagacagaaggcctggcgaggcggcagcttatagagccgcgagaagatttttaggcggacgaaatctcagaagcgcttcaaatttgagtgtaatgtagaccaaaagctgtaatgtagaccaaagcgatgaaatgttgaccgtagcgataaccaatgagagtgccgcacgagtacgccgcgtgatgtttgcagccgccaggcgccagatcacgcaagcttggctcgttagcactttagcgacagctataactagtttaAAGCAAACACGTAATCTAAGATCATGAAGAGCACTGTGATGCGCTGTTTCGGATTACTGAAGATGGACGTTGCGTTGGCTtcatcgatttcttcttggggcgctcaaaacacatacaaagaaaggcataggcttttcgcggtagacccacactaaaagatgtcaagcgtcagctttGAAACaagtcgttccgcgaactgaatgaaacaaatttactcgaatgtaactgaaatggacgcaactattgaaagtgatacaagtcaaaatacaaattctttaatgagcagcgggtacctttaatattgagaactactctgaagatgacagcgacaaagacaataactccacaaacaaatggacgccatattgggatcttctgaagacaaagtaaaaacattggcacagcgaacaaatggcttcacgcttgtaccattttcacagcgaacaaacagcctcccgctcagtgtaccattgactacggagataagttttttgtctattacgttttttagtttgttattgttaaacagtttgtttcttgtagtgGTGTAGCTtctatcctttgttcaactagccatattagcgatcgttgttcactgccatcttgtgtatatagttctgttctagttttacaagatttgatgtcatcagtggagactgtgatcagctctttagaaaataaatgtgatatagtttgaaaggctgtacagttatttgattctcaatggtaataaagacttgattccaaaggagaaatacaCGTCTAGATAAGCACaagtgtgtttactttagttgtgatttgcgtgtgcattgacatagacgtgcccgagaaccgggcagaattacagagaaaaggctgagccgtctattttataacagcagaaaaaagaggaaacttgctggaacgtatttggttaacaatgtaccgaggtcatgcacatttcatcgtattactagccaAGGAGACCACTTGCTCGTAAACACAGCTATAggagctacctcaggtatgcgtttaaatgtaagcacgtggtatgtaacacttttccaaaagcgtggatgaacaggtacatgcaaaatgatgtttgaaacatcgaagtatgttccttaaacttaaaagtgtgtttgtatttttaaaaatattagcaacacttgtgctatccagaccatttggaaaatgtaagttaaatttaatacagaaatcaggaatacccggtacgatttgtaaaagaatgttgttgttttgttttctcagaaacggaacgtatttattttgaattcagggtgaactaaTTACACAGTGAGATACagtgaccaatcaaaacagagtttgtaattggaaatctaaacaccttcgagatacaaaaacaaagttgtgaacacgtaaacctgaaatattgcaaatcataatgctgacaaacccaaaaacgaaggaaatggatcatggATAGGACGTTTtggatatctgaatgattttgggttagattaaaggatATCTTGTtagaaattcccaagttatcccttttcgtgttaattagtaatgcgAACAAGTCTTAGTAgtaaattggattaacgaggcaCAGGTAATCATgagaagattcacggaaaacggaatttgaaatgttatgcaggggtaagtatttgaatGTATTTGCagactttatgcttcgatgtattgtgcacataaacgagtatctgttcttctctttaaatgagattttacagcACTATCAGTAAATACGGTTAATGTTACGTGACCGTACTAAAagggctattcatgtcgcgatagttatcttcgcgttctttgtagtcggccgttcaaggACATACAATCAACGGGTTTCTTGTATATAAAACGAGGACATGAAGGctttgttcctagatctcagattataacgtacacctgcactggccaaatctgttaaagcctcattcattagTGCTAAAGAGCACGGTGTAATGCTTACCTGCTACGTggtagaacctgtgcaactggctatTTTAATAGACAGGGTattagctataaaagcctcagttagtcgtccaaggttcacttggcagtttgtcttctatagtaaatcaactagctgtttgcaatttgtcaaaGTTCTCCCCCTTCCTCCCTctctccctttggagatgggttgtATTTATCGCTTTGccgtcattaaaattgggtcgCTCCTGCGTGGTGTGAATTCTTATTTTTTCACAAGCTTTTCAACATAATGCAACCTGCACACTTTGAACACAGACCACGAGACAAGTCTATTTTGATAATTGTTTACCAAttatgttgctatggtaaccaaGAGGGTGGGACTGAACCTGCTGGAGGGTGTCCTTGCTATAACAGCTCTAACTCCAAAGGTTTTCAACAAAACTCAATAAAATTTTCAGGGAATAATGTTTAAAGGCAATATAATACAAGGaactaaaaaaaactatcataCTGCACGAGTATAAGAAACACCATGATTTTAATTATAAGAGAATATAAAATATGTGAAAATTTCAACATGAAAATTTTGATATCAAGAGCCATATGGACCAAATTGGCTAATTTTAGTTCATTGTATGCAGAACTATATTCACtattttcactgaaaaaatgaGACAAATATGTTAAATTCCCAAAAATATATCAATGTTACAGTTTCAGCAGATACGCAAAATTcttaattttgagaaaaaggctTTTAAAGTTGATCTTTTCATTTCACAAGATTTCTAGAAAGGAATGAATTGCTTAAAATGTCTAAAAATACCCAGAGGCATAGTTCACACCCTCTGCCTCCTTTCTTTTCTcatcttttctcttttttaagcCTCTGAGCacttttcttctcttctttgtGTTATCAAGGCTTTTCCTCTGAGATAGGTGAACACGTCCTTGATCCTGATCGATTGCCCTCGTTGACTCGAAACTAAGAGAATTAGCATAAGGACCTTGTGCGTTAAATCCTGTAAAGACAGTTTTTCATTGGGGTATAAAGAAGATAAATGTTTTAAAACCACTGAAACATCCCAAATTTTGTCATATTTAGGTTTGGGTCTACGCGATTCAAAGACCCCTTTCATAAACCGTGTAACAATATGGTTGCTACCAAAGCTCCCCTCCCCGTCTATCGTAACAATGGTAGATAAGGCAGAGCGAGCAGTGTTAAGGGTTGAGTAGCTAAGCCCTTGATTAAATAGCCCCAAGAGAAATTGAAGGGCGTCGCTCAGTGGTGGTGAATAACAATTAATTTTCCGTTCACGACAAAATGCCATCCATTTTTTAACGTATGTGGCATACTGTTTTTTAGTGCCTTTCCTCCAGGATGCCATGAGAATGTCGGTAACCTCCTCTGGAAAATGGTAATGGCGGAAGGATTCCCTGACACAGGACATACCATCAGATGAAGATTCCTGTGTAGTGGATGTGGGCCACTGCGGGAGGGGTGGTGTAGAAGATCTGGTCGTGGAAGCAGGATCCAGGGCTGGTCGCACAAATGTCGTAGGAGGACCGGAAACCATGTTTGAGTTGGCCAAAGTGGGGCGATTAGTACACCCTGTGCTCGGTCTTGACTGATCTTCTGAAGGCATCTTGGAAGAAGGCTAAAGGGTGGAAAAGCATAAAATTTGTGCCCATTCCAATTCATAGTAAATGCGTCTACGTGTGCACTGTTAGGGTCTGCTTGCCATGAGCAATAACTACTGATCTGATAGTTTAAGCGGCTTGCAAACAAGTCGAAATCGAGGCCGGGGTGGCGCAACAGGATCCTGTAAAACGAGTGTTTGTTTAACATCCACTCGTGGTTATCTGAGAACACGCGGGATTTTTCATCAGCCCCAGTGTTCAGCCGACCAGGTATGTGCACAGCTGAGAGCCAAATATCTCGTGATATGCACCATTCCCAAATTTGAACAGCTAGCTGGTTAAGTTCCTTGGATTTTGAGCCCCCCATATTGTTGATATAAGCGAGGGCTGTGGTATTGTCGATCTGAATTTGGATGTGGCAGTTGTTCATATGGCTACAAAAACACTTTAACGCAAAAAAGGCTGCAAGTAATTCCAATATGTTTATATGGTATTCAGCTTCCGAATGGGTCCATCTCCCCCCCGTCTTCTGACTGCCAAAAACAGCTCCCCACCCCAATGTTGATGCGTCGGACTGAATTGAAGTGCTGGGGTGGTCGTGTAGGATATCTCGTTTGAGAGTTACGGCATTATCACGCCACCACTGAATTTCTGTTAGAGCGGGAGGGGATAATTGCATTTTCCTCCCGTAATCGCCCTTGGTTGCTATGAGTGCGAGATATTTATCCCGCTCTAGGTGGCGGTAGTGAAGTGGTCCATACTGAGCACCGGGAAAATTGGACACCAGAATACCGATAACCTCTGCGACCTGTCTAATTGTGGGCATTTGTGTTTTTAAGAGCGTAGCGCAGACAGACAGAATCCGTTGAACTTTTTCCCCTGTAGGCGTAACTGTCATAGCAATAGAATCCAGTACAAACCCTAAGAAAGTTAATGTCTGAGAGGGTACGAAGACCGATTTGTCTGGATGGATATGAAACCCTAATTTGGTAAACAGCATGATAGTGTCGATGACATTTTTATGACATTCCGCAAAGGTGTCGCCTTGTAGATAAGAATCGTCAATATACCCTGAATTGAGATGTCCCATGCTGCGTAGGGTGGCATACACAGGTTTCAATAGTTTAGTAAATATGCGCGGGGCACTAGCTAGGCCATTAGGCAAACAGGTATATTTGTAGAAAACACCGTCAAAACAGAACTTTAAGTATTTCTGGTGAGATGGGTGGATAGGAACGGTATAATACGCGTCCTTTAAGTCCACCAAAGCCATGAAACAACCTGGTCTCATCATGTTTACAGCAGCCTCTAGAgtatccattttaaaatgatggTAAGCTATAAATTCGTTACACGCTTTGAGATTAAGAATGGTACGGTGCGTGCCATCTTTTTTCGGTCGTAAAAATACTGTGGAAATAAATTCCCCTGTTTCCTGTGCCACCGGAATAATGACCCCTTTAGCGAGAAGTTTATCAATTTCCGCGTTGACAATTGAATGTTGATGACTGTTAAAGATACTAGGTCTGACGCAATGTTGCATGGGTGCAACACTGTTTTTAAATTCAAGTTTAACTCCAGTAACAATCTGAAGAATAGTAGGGTCAGTAGTGATCGCTTCCCACTGCGGCAAAAAATGCTTGAGTTCTCCGGCTTGGAAACTAGTTTGTGATTTTACCAAGCTATGTACAATGTCAATAGACAAAGATGTCATATTTGCATTACATACCTCAGACACCTTCATTGGCGCTGGCTGGTTTCGCCGTCCTTTTTCTTTCTCGGCGGCTTTGAGAAGCGActtttgcctaaaaaatcaGAGGATTTTCCTCTAGGGTAAGGCTGGAATCTTCGCTGGCCCGAGCCATATGTTGAGCGCCCAGCGTACTTATCGCCACGGGAATTCCCGGAATGTTGAGGGCGAACCCTTTTCGTCAACTTATTGGCCTCTGTGATATCCTTCGCGAGTTTTGACAAATCTCCGAACAGGTACTCTGTGGTGCCATCAACAGTGGACAGGTTGCATAAAGCGGCATAGTCTTTATGCATCTCTTTCTTCATGGCCAGGCGTCGGGAGTGATTCACCTCGTGGTTGTATTGAAGTGCCATTGCAACAGCATCTGTCAACAAGGTGATCAGTTCTTTGTCTTGGCTGTATTTTCCCAGCGCCAAATCGGCGGCTTTTGTCATGGCTGTAATGGCGCCGATAAGAGTGTTTTGTCCCTTCTGCGATCGTACATCTTGAGCTTTCATGGTAGTCGAAAGTTGGCTCCAGATTGAGGGGTTCACTCTCGGGGTTCGCAGACCCTTGACATTTTCTGGACGAGAATATTTGTCCAGTTTGACCTTGAGCTTCTCGTCCCCCATCTTTTCGGACAAAAGATTATTAAAAATAGCCGCCAGACCTTCGTGAAGGGGCGGAGAAGTCTTCTCGCTTACTGTTAAGTCCTGCGCGAGTTCCTTCAAGAGGTCTTCGCACGGCATAGCCTCGTCATTCGCACCTTTGCCCGCAGAGGCGAGGAGCGCGGATAAATCCGCATCCATGTCCGCAGATTTGGCGGGCCCGTCATTAGAGGCGGTTTCA is a window of Montipora foliosa isolate CH-2021 chromosome 5, ASM3666993v2, whole genome shotgun sequence DNA encoding:
- the LOC138002869 gene encoding uncharacterized protein, giving the protein MSDHEDHTTDERAPETSTNRGAQNMPSANAFADMFKAAMAPVLSQLTNLNENVSSVLLNGHDDSDEDGETASNDGPAKSADMDADLSALLASAGKGANDEAMPCEDLLKELAQDLTVSEKTSPPLHEGLAAIFNNLLSEKMGDEKLKVKLDKYSRPENVKGLRTPRVNPSIWSQLSTTMKAQDVRSQKGQNTLIGAITAMTKAADLALGKYSQDKELITLLTDAVAMALQYNHEVNHSRRLAMKKEMHKDYAALCNLSTVDGTTEYLFGDLSKLAKDITEANKLTKRVRPQHSGNSRGDKYAGRSTYGSGQRRFQPYPRGKSSDFLGKSRFSKPPRKKKDGETSQRQ